A stretch of the Melitaea cinxia chromosome 14, ilMelCinx1.1, whole genome shotgun sequence genome encodes the following:
- the LOC123659741 gene encoding ATP-dependent DNA helicase Q4: MDLLEDIKKDKTYVKYKLMVKNWEKDFKIKHSRTPSKFDIKEAPVNIKYAYKKYFQLKSLALENSLSFYVNNDESVLSPEAIPQLENETFFTHTDVITPDSLLPDLPSAKELDRLLSSPKTNLINESSSMDNLSKKLFKNTKFSLRNPRKSITAKSQVQQFKNNNSLEKNLPTRPPDINKSGSIENDVMKDCVPLKTTNETNVEDTMNKTFIPQQTYKDSHSNESSFSLCDFANISKNCSLRQINSGWVERATGIINDIQIDDQVKMYGMGNITVPVEPIEKLCDYVENSESDDDIVINKIKPALKKQKTEDIADNTSRHEEEKNDAIDIKSKNCKKVKSNNNKRDVDKNKGIKNPIKETLNPPDISDYLPFGLNEKVNPRHNKVSDILKTIETPTKIDKITQRVMEYDKIEKKIQNGTLNENFVKINIEKKVFVRGKRNISYSKYKKQLWKDKKALHAGMEFPEQGKISCFKCGLEGHMARYCTAHRGDTLLPLDSCEEPSMLTLEDMEKIISDNKKQENDKPLEEQLSSVLFEASKVPEEFLQLLAETPDAATSIQPIYAEGKENSEELYEALNKFGHKSFRPGQEQAINRILCGLSTLLILSTGGGKSLCYQLPAYLYSKYYKCITLVISPLVSLMEDQVLSMPDFLKAACLHTNQQPTQRRKIIEYVKSGEINVLLISPEALVAGDTSSGFAGLFKSLPKIAFACIDEVHCVSQWSHNFRPSYLMICRVLREKLNVTCILGLTATASKPTINSIISHINISDGLKGVLTNPPLPDNLHLSISFEKDKDRAIVSLLASEKINSFNSIIVYCIRRNECERVAGIIRSCLSQPGKINMEKESKKRKRMSYIAEAYHAGMSAAQRRKIQKHFMDGSLKVIVATVAFGMGINKPDIRCIIHYNMPPSFESYVQEVGRAGRDGQPAYCHVFMSENSNDKDELLKHIYANFIDRPVIRKLLQKVFIPCKCSSSANLSNKLSKHPLRCEGHEVSIPIDDTVEELDLPSENIATLLCYVELHHKHYVKVLNNAYTMCKISSYGGPMKILEAAKTSPPLAMAYLIEGKKNSNITKNSILEFNVIEVAAAIGWESGMTKYHLKNLEWTIKDGVSKRSHLKVEFNTLGFRLKTPGDLSASELDSLLDELHNTVNTQEKVMLCQLEEINKVFIKKSTRLCDNIIFTEETLKEKSNEIKQIINNYFTRENNLPDNFVLQERPLDVERVTSDVRALIATYKDCKFTGRSIARIFQGISSPNYPALVWGRCKFWRSHIHEDFDGIVRIATQQIIQMKI; the protein is encoded by the coding sequence atggATTTATTAgaagatataaaaaaagataaaacataCGTAAAGTATAAGTTAATGGTGAAAAATTGGGAAAAagactttaaaattaaacattctCGAACTCCGTCAAAGTTCGATATAAAAGAAGCTCCagtgaatataaaatatgcatataaaaagtattttcaacTCAAAAGTTTAGCTCTGGAAAATTCTTTGTCTTTTTATGTCAACAATGATGAATCAGTTTTATCTCCAGAAGCAATTCCTCAGTTGGAAAATGAAACGTTTTTCACACACACTGATGTAATAACTCCAGATTCACTATTGCCGGATTTGCCTAGTGCAAAAGAACTTGACAGATTATTATCAAGtccaaaaacaaatttaattaatgaaagtTCTTCAATGGATAActtgtcaaaaaaattatttaaaaacacgaAATTTTCGCTTAGAAATCCTAGAAAAAGTATCACAGCTAAAAGTCAGGttcaacaatttaaaaataataattcattggAGAAAAATTTGCCCACACGGCCACCAGATATTAACAAGTCTGGTTCAATAGAGAATGATGTAATGAAAGATTGTGTTCCTCTAAAAACAACTAATGAAACTAATGTAGAAGATACaatgaataaaacatttattccACAACAAACATATAAAGACTCACATAGTAATGAATCTTCATTTTCTTTATGTGATTTtgcaaatatatcaaaaaattgtTCATTAAGACAAATAAACAGTGGTTGGGTTGAAAGAGCAACAGGTATTATTAATGATATTCAAATTGATGATCAAGTGAAAATGTATGGGATGGGAAATATTACAGTACCAGTAGAACCCATAGAAAAACTGTGTGATTATGTAGAAAACAGTGAATCCGATGATGATAtagttataaacaaaattaagcCAGCTCTCAAAAAACAAAAGACTGAAGATATTGCTGATAACACAAGCCGAcatgaagaagaaaaaaatgatGCTATTGACATCAAAagtaaaaattgcaaaaaggtaaaatcaaataataataaaagagatgttgataaaaataaaggcATTAAAAATCCTATTAAAGAGACATTAAATCCTCCGGACATTTCGGACTATTTGCCATTTGGTTTGAATGAAAAAGTAAATCCTAGGCACAATAAGGTTTCAGATATCCTAAAAACTATAGAAACCCCtacaaaaatagataaaattaccCAAAGAGTAATGGAATATGATAAGATTGAAAAGAAAATCCAAAATGGTACTCTAAATGAAaactttgttaaaattaatatagaaaaaaaagtatttgttcgAGGTAAGAGGAATATTAGctattcaaaatacaaaaaacaattgTGGAAAGATAAGAAAGCTCTCCATGCTGGAATGGAGTTTCCTGAACAAGGTAAAATATCATGCTTTAAATGTGGATTAGAAGGGCATATGGCTCGTTATTGTACAGCTCATCGGGGTGATACACTGCTTCCTTTAGATAGTTGCGAAGAACCCAGTATGTTGACATTGGAAGACATGGAAAAAATTATTAGTGATAATAAGAAACAGGAGAATGACAAACCATTAGAAGAGCAACTAAGTTCAGTTTTATTTGAAGCTAGTAAAGTTCCTGAAGAATTTTTACAACTACTAGCTGAAACACCAGATGCAGCAACTAGCATTCAACCTATATATGCAGAAGGTAAAGAAAATTCAGAAGAATTATATGAGGCACTAAATAAGTTTGGACATAAATCATTCCGTCCAGGACAAGAACAAGCTATTAATAGAATTCTTTGTGGATTGTCCACATTACTCATACTATCAACTGGAGGTGGAAAGTCTCTTTGTTATCAACTTCCGGCCTAtctttatagtaaatattataaatgcattaCTTTAGTTATATCTCCACTTGTTTCACTGATGGAAGATCAAGTACTTAGCATGCCAGATTTTTTAAAAGCAGCATGCTTACATACTAATCAACAACCAACACAGAGACGTAAAATTATTGAGTATGTCAAAAGTGGAgaaataaatgttcttttaataTCACCAGAAGCTTTAGTTGCTGGCGACACTTCTAGTGGGTTTGCAGGGTTATTTAAATCTCTACCAAAGATTGCGTTTGCTTGCATTGATGAAGTTCATTGTGTTTCCCAATGGAGCCATAATTTTCGACCCAGTTATCTCATGATCTGTAGAGTATTAAGGGAAAAATTGAATGTCACATGCATTCTTGGCTTAACAGCTACAGCAAGTAAGCCAACTATTAATAGCATAATTAGTCATATCAATATATCAGATGGTTTAAAAGGGGTTTTAACAAATCCTCCATTACCAGACAATCTTCACTTGTCtatttcttttgaaaaagataAAGATAGAGCAATTGTATCTTTATTAGCTTcagaaaaaattaattcattcaaTTCTATAATAGTGTATTGTATTAGAAGAAATGAATGTGAACGAGTAGCTGGTATCATAAGATCATGTCTCTCACAGCCAGGAAAAATCAATATGGAAAAGGAAAGTAAAAAACGCAAGAGAATGTCTTATATTGCGGAAGCTTATCACGCAGGAATGTCAGCAGCTCAAagaagaaaaattcaaaaacattttatggATGGTTCCTTGAAAGTTATTGTTGCTACAGTGGCATTTGGTATGGGCATTAATAAACCTGATATCAGATGTATTATTCACTATAACATGCCTCCAAGTTTTGAGTCTTATGTACAAGAAGTTGGTAGGGCTGGTAGAGACGGACAGCCTGCATATTGTCATGTTTTTATGAGTGAAAATAGTAATGATAAAGATGAATTACTCAAGCATATTTATGCAAACTTTATTGATAGACCAGTAATTAGAAAACTTCTCCAGAAAGTATTTATACCTTGTAAATGTAGTTCCTCAGCAAATTtgtcaaataaattatcaaaacatCCATTAAGATGTGAAGGTCATGAAGTAAGTATCCCAATTGATGATACTGTTGAAGAATTAGATTTACCTTCTGAAAATATAGCCacattattatgttatgtagaACTTCATCATAAACATTACGTAAAAGTACTTAACAATGCTTACACAATGTGTAAAATTTCATCTTATGGTGGACCAATGAAAATTCTAGAAGCAGCTAAAACAAGCCCTCCTCTTGCTATGGCATACTTAATAGAAGGAAAAAAGAACTCAAATATTACTAAGAATAGTATTCTAGAATTTAATGTTATAGAAGTAGCTGCTGCAATTGGATGGGAAAGTGGCATGACGAAGTATCATCTAAAAAACTTAGAATGGACAATAAAAGATGGAGTATCCAAACGATCTCACTTGAAGGTTGAATTTAATACACTTGGTTTCCGACTTAAAACTCCAGGTGATTTGTCGGCCTCAGAATTAGATAGTTTATTGGATGAATTACATAATACTGTAAATACTCAAGAAAAAGTAATGTTATGTCAATTGGAAGAAATTaacaaagtatttataaaaaaatcaacaaggTTGTgtgacaatattatttttactgaaGAAACGCTCAAAgaaaaatcaaatgaaataaagcagataattaacaattattttaccaGAGAAAACAATTTGCCAGATAATTTTGTATTGCAGGAACGACCATTAGATGTTGAACGAGTTACATCTGACGTCCGTGCTTTAATAGCGACCTATAAAGATTGCAAGTTTACAGGACGCAGTATAGCTCGAATTTTTCAAGGCATATCATCACCAAACTACCCCGCCTTAGTTTGGGGTAGGTGTAAATTTTGGAGGTCACACATCCATGAAGACTTTGATGGCATTGTTAGGATAGCTACACAACAAATTATCCAAAtgaaaatttag
- the LOC123659742 gene encoding xylosyltransferase oxt, which produces MAIVRRIFYKYAKCLGLIVLITFFAQLFISISFFPSVHDNLLKRQGYTSILRNELGDVSARKLGPNIEDDEDLSSRNRNKAIPQLRLEELDFTPNCEVRSREAISAIHRAKTQICKQEIVNKTCLIQNEQFYPTNLPNHCTSKEKTYGHHLGCYLDEKKLRLLTSFYGNYANTNSPKFCLDICVQAGFPYAGVQYASECFCGENVPPESSKTSDGSCDMKCPGDSTKACGGYFTMNVYETGLDKFFPQMPINPHNVVSKVQIVFLLTLNGRALRQVYRLINALYRTNHYFYIHVDRRQDYLHRKLSKLEKEFSNIKLATKRYSTIWGGASLLRMLLTSMRDISQLGWKWDYVINLSESDFPIKSLEELEVFLTVNKGFNFVKSHGREVQRFIKKQGLDKTFIECETHMWRVGERKLPQGIIVDGGSDWVALSPEFVSYITGEPDELLTGLDVIFKHTLLPAESYFHTVLRNSHFCNTYVDNNLHVTNWKRKLGCKCQYKHVVDWCGCSPNDFKTEDWPRLQNTQSRQLYFARKFEPIINQEIITRVEQYIGYTDHYLINNLDAYWQNLYDIDDLTAPTDDTILTHAGSIVRLNAKVLSAEDCHIRVGEILEVNVYKYADVYKGNLILHKAIINNKEVFLETWYKPKHHLNLNFENRNVDFIKKFKVNSEYDQKEMTFRNLGNILGPLSEPLLLYEFTANVDKYTGNFTTIWLDPTGMVADVNIIQRDENNLTNFIKPNVKQPLLPGIWRVGLFDQSNLIAQTKFLITPFEYFSGKELTHQEASLVHSGSQNSYKNFTYIKSVHFLPDQDEKNLLSKISNANIKRINDDLLEWIDSLNLEFYNVLGSCIIHQDTNIDKHVSCGNYKFQQCLLSDWSSYYPDPKGSIGKTDKKSGRLKRI; this is translated from the exons ATGGCGATTGTTCGTAGgattttttataagtatgcAAAGTGTTTGGggttaattgttttaataacgttttttgctcaattatttatttcaataagtttCTTTCCTTCTGTTCATGACAATTTACTTAAGAGGCAAGGATATACATCAATACTTAGAAATGAATTAGGTGATGTTTCCGCTAGAAAACTTGGACCTAATATTGAAGACGACGAGGACTTATCATCAAGAAATCGTAATAAAGCTATACCGCAACTGAGATTAGAAGAATTAGATTTTACACCAAATTGTGAAGTAAGAAGTCGAGAAGCCATATCAGCTATTCATCGTGCCAAAACTCAAATATGTAAACAAgaaattgttaataaaacttGTCTTATACAGAATGAACAATTTTATCCAACAAATTTACCAAATCACTGTACTTCGAAAGAAAAGACTTATGGACATCATCTAGGATGTTACTTAGATGAAAAGAAACTGCGATTACTAACAAGTTTTTACGGTAACTATGCAAATACAAACTCTCCAAAATTTTGTTTGGATATTTGTGTTCAAGCAGGATTCCCGTATGCAGGAGTTCAATACGC GTCAGAATGTTTTTGTGGTGAAAATGTGCCACCAGAATCTTCTAAAACCTCTGATGGCTCATGTGATATGAAGTGTCCTGGTGATTCAACAAAAGCATGTGGTGGATATTTCACTATGAATGTATATGAGACGGGCCTGGACa agtttTTTCCACAAATGCCTATAAATCCGCATAATGTAGTCTCTAAAGTTCAGATTGTATTCCTTTTAACACTAAATGGAAGAGCACTCCGTCAAGTATATAGGTTAATAAACGCTCTCTATAGAACTAACCATTACTTCTATATTCATGTTGATAGA AGGCAAGATTACTTACATCGAAAATTATCAAAGTTGGAgaaagaattttcaaatataaagttAGCAACAAAAAGATACTCGACAATATGGGGAGGTGCATCTCTTCTGAGAATGTTGCTCACATCCATGAGGGATATATCGCAGCTAGGTTGGAAATGGGACTATGTTATAAACTTAAGTGAAAGTGATTTTCCTATAAAATCATTAGAAGAACTTGAAGTATTTCTGACTGtaaataaaggttttaatttcgtaaaatcTCACGGAAGAGAGGTTCAGAGATTTATTAAGAAACAAGGCCttgataaaacttttattgaatGTGAAACACACATGTGGAGAGTTGGCGAACGAAAATTACCTCAGGGTATAATTGTAGACGGAGGCAGTGATTGGGTAGCTTTATCCCCTGAGTTTGTATCATACATTACTGGGGAGCCTGATGAACTACTTACTGGCTTGGATGTGATATTTAAACATACTTTACTGCCTGCTGAGTCTTATTTTCACACTGTGTTACGTAATTcacatttttgtaatacataTGTAGATAACAATTTACATGTTACAAATTGGAAAAGAAAACTAGGTTGTAAATGTCAATACAAACATGTTGTGGATTGGTGTGGATGTTCTCCAAATGATTTTAAAACTGAAGACTGGCCAAGATTACAAAATACCCAATCAAGGCAGCTATATTTTGCAAGAAAATTTGAACCCATAATAAATCAAGAAATAATTACTAGAGTAGAACAATATATAGGTTATACTgatcattatttaattaataatttagatGCATACTGGCAAAATCTTTATGATATTGATGATTTAACAGCTCCCACAGATGATACTATTCTCACTCACGCTGGCAGTATTGTTCGTTTGAATGCTAAAGTATTAAGTGCAGAGGACTGTCATATTCGAGTGGGTGAAATTCTAGAAGtgaatgtttataaatatgctGATGTGTACAAAGGGAACTTGATATTAcacaaagcaataataaataataaagaagtaTTTTTAGAAACTTGGTATAAGCCAAAgcatcatttaaatttaaattttgagaaTCGAAATGttgactttataaaaaaatttaaagttaattcaGAGTATGATCAAAAAGAAATGACTTTTAGAAACTTAGGTAATATTTTGGGACCTTTGTCAGAACCTTTGTTACTGTACGAATTTACTGCAAATGTTGATAAATATACTGGAAACTTTACAACAATTTGGTTAGATCCAACTGGTATGGTGGCAGacgtaaatattattcaaagaGATGAGAATAAccttactaattttattaaacctaATGTAAAACAACCATTACTGCCGGGTATTTGGAGAGTGGGTTTATTtgatcaatcaaatttaattgcACAAACAAAATTCTTAATAACACCGTTTGAATACTTTTCTGGGAAAGAATTAACTCATCAAGAGGCTAGTTTAGTCCATAGTGGTTCACAAAACTcatacaaaaattttacatatataaaatcgGTTCATTTTTTACCTGATCAAGACGAAAAGAATTTGTTATCCAAAATATCCAATGCTAATATCAAGAGAATTAATGATGACTTATTAGAATGGATAGATAGTTTAAATTTAGAGTTTTATAATGTGTTAGGTTCTTGTATAATACATCAGGACACCAATATTGATAAACATGTTTCATGTGGTAATTACAAATTTCAGCAATGCTTGTTATCAGATTGGAGTTCTTATTATCCTGATCCAAAGGGCTCTATTggaaaaacagataaaaaatcaGGTCGTTTAAAAAGAATTTGA